Proteins from one Methanospirillum lacunae genomic window:
- a CDS encoding metallophosphoesterase family protein, with amino-acid sequence MSQYILHLSDLHIDDAGQADTYRTRLESDLKQELKIEKLDYLVISGDFSNTSVESEYSVAAEMIEKIITEFRLDKSRVVIVPGNHDLNWDLADESYTPKRTPPSGIFQDKVVSLGDKGYLVRDEEKYKKRFDHFNSYLYSQILKGESYPSDYADQILFVENPEDRILFLGFNSSWNIDPYFPDRSGINPEALNRAIDRVKDKVYDGWLKIAVFHHPVSGLEMMNDVFMQILAVHNFQIVLHGHIHTPNEGYYKYDTRRGIHIIGAGCFGKPTRIQDNPTPLQYNIIQYDTEQEQITVHTRKRDDHLGAWMADSRWSDKNHPDPYYHINLGQVKKKI; translated from the coding sequence AGCGACCTAAAACAAGAGTTAAAGATTGAAAAACTTGATTATCTGGTCATATCGGGTGACTTCAGCAACACTTCAGTTGAGTCCGAGTATTCTGTAGCTGCTGAAATGATTGAGAAGATAATCACAGAATTTCGACTGGATAAAAGCCGTGTTGTCATCGTCCCCGGAAATCATGATCTCAACTGGGATCTCGCTGATGAGTCATATACACCAAAGCGAACACCTCCTTCCGGTATTTTTCAGGACAAGGTAGTATCTCTAGGTGATAAAGGATACCTGGTCCGTGATGAAGAGAAGTACAAAAAAAGGTTTGATCACTTTAATTCGTATTTATACAGTCAAATCCTCAAAGGTGAATCATACCCGTCTGACTACGCAGATCAGATCCTCTTTGTAGAAAACCCTGAAGATAGGATCCTCTTCCTTGGTTTCAATTCATCCTGGAATATTGACCCGTATTTTCCAGATCGATCTGGAATCAACCCGGAGGCCCTGAACAGAGCAATTGATAGAGTGAAAGACAAAGTCTATGACGGCTGGCTCAAAATCGCGGTCTTCCATCATCCGGTATCAGGACTTGAGATGATGAATGATGTATTTATGCAGATATTAGCGGTCCATAACTTTCAGATCGTTCTTCATGGGCATATTCATACACCAAACGAAGGCTATTACAAGTATGATACAAGAAGAGGTATCCATATAATCGGGGCAGGATGCTTTGGAAAACCGACCAGGATCCAAGATAATCCAACTCCACTCCAGTATAATATAATTCAATACGACACTGAACAGGAGCAGATAACCGTCCACACACGAAAAAGAGACGACCACCTCGGTGCCTGGATGGCTGATTCACGATGGAGTGATAAGAATCATCCAGATCCCTATTATCATATCAACCTGGGTCAAGTAAAAAAAAAGATTTGA